One segment of Panicum virgatum strain AP13 chromosome 1K, P.virgatum_v5, whole genome shotgun sequence DNA contains the following:
- the LOC120707629 gene encoding vesicle transport protein GOT1-like, translating to MAYEISEIKKIGIGLVGFSILFSFLGVILFFDRGLLALGNIFFLTGVGLLLGWQSMWQLFTKKANLKGSVPFFIGLFLLFVRWPVVGIIMELYGSFVLFSGYGPPIQAFLYQIPIIGWILQYPFQLFAQLRRKRA from the exons ATGGCTTACGAGATTAGTGAGATCAAAA AGATTGGCATTGGTCTGGTGGGGTTTAGCATCCTATTCTCGTTCCTTGGTGTTATCCTTTTCTTTGATCGGGGCTTGTTGGCTCTGGGTAAT ATTTTCTTTTTAACTGGAGTGGGCTTATTACTTGGCTGGCAATCTATGTGGCAACTTTTCACGAAGAAGGCAAACCTTAAG GGATCAGTACCTTTCTTCATTGGTCTGTTTCTTCTGTTTGTCCGTTGGCCTGTTGTTGGTATAATCATGGAACTATATGGATCTTTTGTGCTATTCAG TGGTTATGGCCCCCCTATCCAAGCCTTCCTATATCAAATACCTATCATTGGTTGGATTCTGCAATACCCATTCCAG TTGTTTGCTCAGTTGAGGCGTAAGCGTGCTTGA
- the LOC120707614 gene encoding protein FLOWERING LOCUS T-like, with protein sequence MSRDPLVVGNVVGDILDPFIKSASLRVLYNNRELTNGSELKPSQVANEPRIEIAGHDMRTLYTLVMVDPDSPSPSNPTKREYLHWLVTDIPESTNVSFGNEVVSYESPKPTAGIHRFVFVLFRQSIRQTIYAPGWRPNFNTRDFSALYNLGPPVASVFFNCQRENGCGGRRYIR encoded by the exons ATGTCAAGGGACCCACTTGTCGTTGGCAACGTAGTTGGCGATATCTTGGACCCATTTATCAAATCAGCATCACTCAGAGTCCTATACAACAATAGGGAACTCACTAATGGATCTGAGCTCAAGCCGTCACAAGTAGCCAATGAACCAAGGATTGAGATAGCTGGGCATGACATGAGGACCCTTTACACTTTG GTGATGGTGGATCCTGACTCACCGAGTCCAAGCAATCCAACCAAAAGAGAATACCTTCATTG GTTGGTGACAGACATTCCAGAATCAACAAATGTAAGCTTTG GAAATGAGGTAGTAAGCTATGAAAGTCCAAAGCCAACTGCTGGAATACATCGCTTTGTCTTTGTCCTCTTCCGCCAATCCATCCGGCAGACTATTTATGCACCAGGATGGAGACCAAATTTCAACACAAGAGACTTCTCAGCACTTTATAATCTTGGACCACCCGTGGCCTCAGTGTTCTTCAATTGCCAAAGGGAGAATGGGTGCGGTGGCAGACGATACATTAGATGA